Proteins encoded by one window of Longimicrobium sp.:
- the hprK gene encoding HPr(Ser) kinase/phosphatase, producing the protein MTIDDLLSSKRESLALELLTDERGLMRPLHTPEISSPGLVLTGYSERFPSERIQVLGETEISFLESLDEERRRAAIEAFLAFDIPVVFITKSQEPPEPLLEIANRVGTPVIRTALKTSDFYTRIKPFLEERFAPTTTLHGSLADVYGVGLLFMGASGIGKSEAVLDLVERGHRLVADDLVMVSRRGHEVLIGRGHELQRHHMEIRGVGIIDIRRLFGVRAIRLQKRVEVVVQLEVWDQNAAYDRTGLDMSVQDILGVDVPLIKIPLVPGKNITVVCEVVAMNHLLKYSGINTAELFNRRLQRHMAGLPEYLEEDYE; encoded by the coding sequence TTGACCATAGACGACCTGCTGAGCAGCAAACGGGAATCGCTCGCGCTGGAGCTGCTGACCGACGAGCGCGGGCTCATGCGCCCGCTCCACACTCCGGAGATCAGCAGCCCGGGGCTCGTGCTCACCGGCTACTCCGAGCGGTTTCCCTCCGAGCGCATCCAGGTGCTGGGGGAGACCGAGATCTCGTTCCTGGAGTCGCTGGACGAGGAGCGCAGGAGGGCGGCCATCGAGGCGTTCCTGGCGTTCGACATCCCCGTCGTCTTCATCACCAAGTCGCAGGAGCCGCCCGAGCCGCTGCTGGAGATCGCCAACCGCGTGGGGACGCCGGTGATCCGCACGGCGCTCAAGACGTCGGACTTCTACACGCGCATCAAGCCGTTCCTGGAAGAGCGCTTCGCCCCCACCACCACGCTGCACGGCTCGCTGGCGGACGTGTACGGGGTGGGGCTCCTCTTCATGGGAGCCAGCGGGATCGGCAAGAGCGAGGCGGTGCTGGACCTGGTGGAACGCGGGCACCGGCTGGTGGCGGACGACCTGGTGATGGTGTCGCGGCGCGGGCACGAGGTGCTCATAGGGCGCGGGCACGAGCTGCAGCGGCACCACATGGAGATCCGCGGCGTCGGCATCATCGACATCCGCAGGCTCTTCGGAGTGCGCGCCATCCGCCTGCAGAAGAGGGTCGAAGTCGTGGTGCAGCTCGAAGTGTGGGACCAGAACGCGGCGTACGACCGCACCGGGCTGGACATGAGCGTGCAGGACATCCTGGGCGTGGACGTGCCGCTCATCAAGATCCCGCTGGTGCCGGGCAAGAACATCACCGTGGTGTGCGAGGTGGTGGCGATGAACCACCTGCTGAAATATTCGGGGATCAACACCGCCGAGCTCTTCAACCGGCGGCTGCAGCGCCACATGGCCGGCTTGCCGGAGTACCTGGAGGAAGACTATGAATGA
- a CDS encoding PTS sugar transporter subunit IIB, whose protein sequence is MPIVLFRVDERLIHGQVVVGWGGPLHADRIVVVDDAIADSAWEQELYCLGMPPEMEAQFVSSSQALEAFELWRGGPKRTIVLVRDVATARRLADGGLLRGEEVNLGGIHHAEGRTRVLPYLHLTADEVASLREMEAGGVAVSARDLPGGQRVQLKDLNAQG, encoded by the coding sequence ATGCCGATCGTGCTGTTTCGCGTTGACGAGCGGCTGATCCACGGCCAGGTGGTGGTGGGGTGGGGCGGCCCCCTCCACGCCGACCGCATCGTCGTGGTGGACGACGCCATCGCAGACTCGGCCTGGGAGCAGGAGCTGTACTGCCTGGGGATGCCGCCGGAGATGGAGGCGCAGTTCGTCTCGTCGTCGCAGGCGCTGGAGGCGTTCGAGCTGTGGCGCGGCGGCCCCAAGCGCACCATCGTCCTGGTGCGCGACGTGGCCACCGCGCGCCGTCTGGCGGACGGCGGCCTGCTGCGCGGCGAGGAGGTCAACCTCGGCGGCATCCACCACGCGGAGGGGCGCACGCGCGTCCTCCCGTATCTGCACCTGACGGCCGACGAGGTGGCGAGCCTGCGCGAGATGGAGGCGGGCGGCGTGGCGGTGTCCGCGCGCGACCTGCCGGGCGGACAGCGGGTGCAGTTGAAAGACCTGAACGCGCAGGGGTGA
- a CDS encoding PTS sugar transporter subunit IIC — MGLAEGLVLALLGGVLALDGTSVGQFMVSRPIVACVLAGWIAGDAAAGAMLGMVLEALHVAVLPVGAARYPESAPAAVAAAAVYVAGGGGEGLLLAVILFALAWEWAGSWTVSRLRELNVRVAVPDGTPLEPSAVARRQMAAIAVDFARGVAVTAVGLVLLTYLAGVLPLAGFPRDWGRLAGGIAAAAAVASSIRLFGTQRLAWFAAGAGAGAVFLVAR, encoded by the coding sequence ATGGGACTCGCGGAGGGCTTGGTGCTGGCGCTGCTGGGCGGCGTGCTCGCGCTGGATGGCACCTCCGTGGGACAGTTCATGGTCTCGCGTCCGATCGTGGCGTGCGTGCTGGCGGGATGGATCGCGGGCGATGCGGCCGCCGGGGCGATGCTGGGGATGGTGCTGGAGGCGCTGCACGTCGCCGTCCTTCCCGTGGGCGCGGCGCGCTACCCGGAGTCAGCGCCCGCGGCGGTGGCGGCGGCGGCCGTGTACGTGGCCGGCGGCGGCGGCGAAGGGCTCCTGCTGGCCGTGATCCTCTTCGCGCTTGCGTGGGAGTGGGCGGGCTCGTGGACGGTCAGCCGGCTGCGCGAGCTCAACGTGCGCGTCGCGGTCCCGGACGGAACGCCGCTGGAACCCTCGGCTGTGGCGCGGCGGCAGATGGCGGCCATCGCGGTGGACTTCGCGCGCGGCGTCGCGGTGACGGCGGTGGGCCTGGTGCTGTTGACCTACCTCGCGGGAGTGCTGCCGCTGGCGGGCTTCCCGCGAGATTGGGGACGGCTGGCGGGGGGGATCGCGGCGGCGGCGGCGGTGGCATCGTCCATTCGGCTCTTTGGGACGCAGCGGCTGGCGTGGTTCGCGGCGGGCGCGGGCGCGGGCGCGGTCTTCCTGGTGGCGCGATGA
- a CDS encoding PTS system mannose/fructose/sorbose family transporter subunit IID encodes MSAIRAGTRRRMLLRSFAVQGSWNYQTLIGTGMAFVLAPALRDVHGADPRALAAATGRHAELFNSHPYLATIAAGAIARLEADGVPVETQTRFKSAMRGSLGTMGDRLVWAAWRPACALLGIALVAAGAAWWMGALAFLIAHNALHLWLRAWGLRVGLRDGLMVAKALRESPLQRLGERGADAGAALAGFAAVVLAGDAAIGPGEMALGAAAVAAGLLLRKHVRTAIAAALLAVTLAGILLARTP; translated from the coding sequence ATGAGCGCGATCCGGGCGGGGACGCGGCGGCGGATGCTCCTGCGCTCGTTCGCGGTGCAGGGGTCGTGGAACTACCAGACGCTGATCGGCACGGGAATGGCGTTCGTGCTGGCACCCGCACTGCGCGACGTACACGGCGCCGACCCGCGGGCGCTCGCCGCCGCCACGGGCCGCCACGCGGAGCTCTTCAACAGCCACCCGTACCTCGCCACCATCGCGGCCGGCGCCATCGCGCGCCTGGAGGCGGACGGGGTGCCGGTGGAGACCCAGACGCGCTTCAAGAGCGCCATGCGCGGCTCGCTGGGTACCATGGGCGACCGGCTGGTGTGGGCTGCGTGGCGCCCCGCCTGCGCCCTGCTCGGCATCGCGCTGGTGGCGGCGGGGGCGGCGTGGTGGATGGGCGCGCTGGCCTTCCTGATCGCCCACAACGCTCTCCACCTCTGGCTGCGCGCGTGGGGCCTGCGCGTCGGCCTGCGCGACGGGCTGATGGTGGCGAAGGCGCTCCGCGAGTCGCCCCTGCAGCGCCTGGGCGAGCGCGGGGCGGACGCGGGAGCCGCGCTGGCCGGCTTCGCGGCGGTGGTGCTGGCGGGCGACGCGGCCATCGGCCCCGGCGAGATGGCGCTGGGCGCGGCGGCGGTGGCGGCCGGCCTCCTGCTTCGCAAGCACGTGCGCACCGCCATCGCGGCGGCGCTCCTGGCAGTGACCCTCGCGGGGATCCTCCTCGCGCGCACACCCTGA
- a CDS encoding HPr family phosphocarrier protein produces MEHAQEVTIVNRYGLHARPAAEFVKLANRFGAEVWIRKDDVEVSGKSIMGVMMLAAECGSVVHIRARGDDAEAAVAALAGLVHDRFGED; encoded by the coding sequence ATGGAACACGCACAGGAAGTCACCATCGTCAACAGGTACGGCCTCCACGCCCGACCGGCGGCGGAGTTCGTGAAGCTGGCCAACCGCTTCGGCGCGGAAGTCTGGATCCGCAAGGACGACGTGGAGGTCAGCGGCAAGAGCATCATGGGGGTGATGATGCTGGCCGCCGAGTGCGGCTCGGTGGTGCACATCCGCGCCCGCGGCGACGACGCCGAGGCGGCCGTCGCCGCGCTCGCGGGGCTCGTCCACGACCGGTTTGGAGAGGACTGA
- the ptsP gene encoding phosphoenolpyruvate--protein phosphotransferase, with translation MTLVRDGIPSAPGIVIARARVLRWEVPRVQHGATVAPDQVEREVERFQEACEFARERIRELQARTAESMGPVEAQIFEPQVLMLEDADLVQGTISYIRESHLTAERAFEWRVLEWESAMSHTSHPMVLDRLNDLADVQTRVQRRLMNLPDPELGAREQGHVILIARELTPSLTVQLDRRHVVGLATDRGTRTSHSSILARSLDIPCVVALGDLSEQVKDGDEIILDGRTGRVIVSPTEEDKRAYRDRDFQVREWEQELVLLAHLPAETRDGARVVLLSNIDLPGEADSARTHGAEGVGLYRTEFLVVGRGTAPGEDEQYRAYRQVVEAFPGLPVVIRTFDLGGDKFPAFLHMAPEENPFLGWRAIRVCLDEPAIFKTQLRALLRTLPYGDVRIMLPLINDIEEITATRALLDECAAELMAEGHDAPRSFQLGAMIETPAAAVSAPELARHVDFFSVGTNDLVQYTLAVDRGNSRLARRYNPFHPGVVRLLDQVARAGRAAKIHVSVCGELAATPLGAFMLIGMGVTSLSVGPAALAEIKKVIRSVKQEDAARAVALALAASTPEEVVEALTAELRKAIDLTKFAGPWSLSPPA, from the coding sequence GTGACGCTCGTCCGCGACGGGATCCCGTCCGCCCCCGGCATCGTCATCGCCCGCGCGCGCGTGCTGCGCTGGGAGGTGCCGCGCGTGCAGCACGGCGCCACCGTCGCGCCCGACCAGGTGGAGCGCGAGGTGGAGCGCTTCCAGGAGGCGTGCGAGTTCGCGCGTGAGCGCATCCGCGAGCTGCAGGCGCGCACGGCGGAGTCGATGGGGCCCGTCGAGGCCCAGATCTTCGAGCCGCAGGTGCTGATGCTGGAGGACGCGGACCTGGTGCAGGGGACGATCTCGTACATCCGCGAGAGCCACCTGACGGCGGAGCGCGCCTTCGAGTGGCGGGTGCTGGAGTGGGAGAGCGCCATGTCGCACACCTCGCACCCCATGGTGCTGGACCGGCTCAACGACCTGGCCGACGTGCAGACGCGCGTCCAGCGCCGGCTGATGAACCTCCCCGACCCGGAGCTGGGCGCGCGCGAGCAGGGCCACGTCATCCTCATCGCCCGCGAGCTGACCCCGTCGCTCACCGTGCAGCTCGACCGGCGCCACGTCGTGGGCCTCGCCACCGACCGCGGCACGCGCACCTCGCACTCGTCGATCCTGGCGCGCTCGCTCGACATCCCCTGCGTCGTGGCGCTGGGCGACCTGAGCGAGCAGGTCAAGGACGGCGACGAGATCATCCTGGACGGCCGCACGGGGCGCGTCATCGTCTCGCCCACGGAGGAGGACAAGCGCGCGTACCGCGACCGCGACTTCCAGGTGCGCGAGTGGGAGCAGGAGCTCGTCCTCCTGGCCCACCTCCCGGCCGAGACGCGCGACGGGGCGCGGGTGGTGCTCCTCTCCAACATCGACCTTCCCGGCGAGGCGGACAGCGCGCGCACCCACGGCGCCGAGGGCGTGGGCCTCTACCGCACGGAGTTCCTGGTGGTGGGGCGGGGGACCGCGCCGGGCGAGGACGAGCAGTATCGCGCCTACCGCCAGGTGGTGGAGGCCTTCCCCGGGCTGCCGGTGGTGATCCGCACCTTCGACCTGGGCGGCGACAAGTTCCCGGCCTTCCTGCACATGGCGCCGGAGGAGAATCCCTTCCTGGGGTGGCGCGCCATCCGCGTGTGCCTGGACGAGCCGGCGATCTTCAAGACGCAGCTTCGCGCCCTGCTGCGCACCCTGCCGTACGGCGACGTGCGCATCATGCTCCCGCTGATCAACGACATCGAGGAGATCACCGCCACCCGCGCCCTCCTGGACGAGTGCGCCGCGGAGCTGATGGCCGAGGGCCACGACGCGCCCCGATCGTTCCAGCTGGGCGCCATGATCGAGACGCCGGCCGCCGCCGTCTCCGCGCCGGAGCTGGCGCGGCACGTGGACTTCTTCTCGGTGGGCACCAACGACCTGGTGCAGTACACGCTCGCCGTGGACCGCGGAAACAGCCGCCTGGCGCGTCGCTACAACCCGTTCCATCCCGGCGTCGTGCGACTGCTGGACCAGGTGGCGCGCGCCGGCCGCGCCGCCAAGATCCACGTCAGCGTCTGCGGCGAGCTGGCGGCCACCCCTCTCGGCGCCTTCATGCTGATCGGGATGGGCGTGACCTCGCTGAGCGTGGGCCCCGCCGCCCTCGCCGAGATCAAGAAGGTGATCCGCTCCGTCAAGCAGGAGGACGCCGCGCGCGCCGTGGCCCTCGCCCTGGCCGCCTCCACACCGGAGGAGGTGGTGGAGGCGCTGACCGCCGAGCTGCGCAAGGCGATCGACCTCACCAAGTTCGCTGGCCCCTGGAGCCTGTCTCCTCCCGCCTGA
- a CDS encoding class I SAM-dependent methyltransferase: MAEPWNHNIHYHRLILDAIPPAARRALDVGCGEGTLARQLRAFVPHVTAIDTDSASIALARGAGPDIEYLLGDFLTFPFQPASFDFIASVATLHHMDAGAALSRMRDLLRPGGTLAIIGLPRPALPADLPWLLASKAGSAFHRLTRRYWEHPSPTLWPPPETYAGMRRIAARILPGARLCRHLLWRYSLVWTKPS; the protein is encoded by the coding sequence GTGGCCGAGCCGTGGAACCACAACATCCACTACCACCGGCTGATCCTCGACGCGATCCCGCCCGCCGCCCGCCGCGCCCTCGACGTTGGCTGCGGCGAGGGCACCCTCGCCCGCCAGCTGCGCGCCTTCGTCCCCCACGTCACCGCCATCGACACCGACTCGGCCAGCATCGCCCTCGCGCGAGGGGCCGGCCCTGACATCGAGTACCTCCTCGGCGATTTCCTGACGTTCCCCTTCCAGCCCGCCTCGTTCGACTTCATCGCCTCCGTCGCCACGCTGCACCACATGGACGCCGGCGCCGCGCTCTCCCGCATGCGCGACCTGCTCCGCCCCGGCGGCACGCTTGCCATCATCGGCCTCCCGCGCCCCGCCCTCCCCGCTGACCTCCCCTGGCTCCTGGCGAGCAAGGCTGGCTCGGCTTTCCACCGCCTCACCCGCCGCTACTGGGAGCACCCGTCCCCCACTCTCTGGCCTCCGCCCGAGACGTACGCGGGCATGCGCCGCATCGCCGCCCGCATCCTCCCCGGCGCCCGCCTCTGCCGCCACCTCCTCTGGCGCTACTCGCTCGTGTGGACGAAGCCATCGTAA
- a CDS encoding putative PEP-binding protein: MVRAGLGVWSHAMDFFSVGTTDLVQYTLAVDREPIPARSFTLAVDPEQLRKYSEGERLMCVAARDEVGRIYRSSEEDLKRGCILCSTATWAAGK; encoded by the coding sequence GTGGTGCGCGCTGGACTCGGCGTGTGGTCACATGCGATGGACTTCTTCTCGGTGGGCACCACCGACCTGGTGCAGTACACGCTCGCCGTGGACCGCGAGCCGATTCCAGCTCGTAGCTTTACTCTTGCAGTCGACCCAGAGCAGCTTCGCAAGTACTCGGAGGGCGAGCGCCTCATGTGCGTTGCTGCTCGAGACGAGGTCGGGCGGATCTACCGCTCCAGCGAGGAAGACCTGAAGCGCGGCTGTATCTTATGTTCGACTGCTACTTGGGCGGCCGGTAAGTAG
- a CDS encoding pYEATS domain-containing protein: protein MEEWIPLLQTLVWPIFVLSLVFYFRGTCSTILHAIAERIKSGSSLEAGPSGFKLGAITKELERLSDVSPKAAETTKRIGKPTELADWRQERSNEYKRIDGYMLVHVYQPSTLASQEYDIFLFIVRHQKGADGPPRRRFEEIAKAEFYFGDSWGNEIFTIPNTGSVIGVRTHAWGTFMACCRLIFKDATREPIILYRYVDFHMLQDNPDAMLGKG, encoded by the coding sequence ATGGAAGAGTGGATCCCGCTGCTTCAGACACTCGTCTGGCCAATCTTTGTCCTCAGCCTCGTCTTCTACTTCCGAGGTACTTGCTCGACTATCCTTCACGCGATCGCGGAGCGAATCAAAAGTGGTTCATCTCTCGAGGCCGGCCCAAGCGGCTTCAAGCTCGGCGCAATCACAAAGGAATTAGAGAGGCTCTCCGACGTAAGCCCGAAGGCTGCGGAAACCACAAAACGCATTGGCAAGCCAACGGAACTGGCCGACTGGCGGCAAGAGAGATCAAACGAGTACAAGCGTATTGACGGCTACATGCTGGTTCACGTTTACCAGCCATCGACCTTGGCAAGTCAGGAGTACGACATCTTCCTCTTCATCGTCCGCCATCAGAAGGGCGCAGATGGGCCTCCTCGCCGTCGATTCGAGGAGATCGCGAAGGCAGAGTTCTACTTTGGCGACTCCTGGGGTAACGAGATTTTCACGATCCCGAATACGGGGAGTGTGATCGGCGTCCGCACCCACGCGTGGGGCACGTTCATGGCGTGTTGCCGGCTCATCTTCAAAGACGCAACGAGGGAGCCGATCATCCTCTACAGGTATGTTGACTTCCACATGCTTCAGGACAACCCCGACGCGATGTTAGGCAAGGGGTAG